Part of the Kitasatospora sp. NBC_00374 genome is shown below.
AGCCCCGTCGGAGACCGAGAATGCAGAGCGGAGTCGGATGATGCGTACGCGCCCGCTGAAGGTGGCGTTGCTGGGCTGTGGTGTGGTGGGCTCCGAGGTGGCGCGCATCATGACGACGACGGCCGACGACCTCGCCGCGCGGATCGGCGCGCCCGTGGAGCTCGTGGGCATCGCCGTCCGCCGGACCGGCCGGGCCCGCCCGGGCGTGCCGGAGCACCTGCTCACCACCGATGCCGAGGCCCTGGTCACCCGGGGTGACATCGACGTGGTGATCGAGGTGGTGGGCGGCATCGAGCCGTCCAAGCACCTCATCCTCTCGGCCATCGGCAAGGGCGCCTCGGTGGTGTCCGCCAACAAGGCGCTGCTCGCCAAGGACGGCGCCGAACTGCACGAGGCGGCCGCCAAGGCCGGCGTGGACCTCTACTACGAGGCCGCCGTGGCCGGTGCCATCCCGTTGATCCGCCCGCTGCGCGAGTCGCTCGCCGGTGACAAGGTCAACCGGGTGCTGGGCATCGTCAACGGCACCACCAACTTCATCCTCGACAAGATGGACACCACCGGCGCCGGGTACTCCGAGGCGCTGGAGGAGGCCACCGCGCTGGGCTACGCCGAGGCGGACCCGACGGCCGACGTCGAGGGCTTCGACGCCGCCGCGAAGGCGGCGATCCTGGCCGGTATCGCCTTCCACACCAAGGTCACCGCCGCGGACGTCTACCGCGAGGGCCTGACCGAGGTCACCGCCGCCGACATCGCCTCGGCGAAGCAGATGGGCTGCGTGGTGAAACTGCTGGCGATCTGCGAGCGGGCCGCCGACGGTGAGTCCGTGACCGCCCGGGTGCACCCCGCGATGATCCCGCTCAGCCACCCGCTGGCCTCGGTCCGCGAGGCGTACAACGCGGTGTTCGTGGAGGCCGAGGCGGCCGGCCGGCTGATGTTCTACGGCCCGGGCGCCGGCGGTGCGCCGACCGCGTCCGCCGTCCTCGGCGACCTGGTCGCGGTCTGCCGCAACCGGCTGAACGGCGCCACCGGCCCGGGCGACTCGGTGTACACCCGGCTGCCGGCCAAGCCGATGGACGAGGTCGTCACCCGGTACCACGTCAGCCTGGACGTGGACGACCGCGCGGGCGTACTCGCCCAGGTGGCGTCCACCTTCGCCGAGCACGGGGTGTCCATCGACACCGTCCGCCAACAGGGCCGCGACGGCGACGCCTCGCTCGTGGTGGTCACCCACCGCGCCACCGACGCCGCGCTGTCGGCGACGGTCGACAAGCTGCGCGCGCTGGACAGCGTGCGCGACGTGGCCAGCATCATGCGGGTTGAAGGGGAGTAGGAACAGCCATGAACGCCGTCATCGACAGAGTCAGCGGTCACACCCACCAGTGGCGCGGCCTCATCGAGGAGTACCGCGACCGCCTTCCGGTCACCGCCGACACTCCCGTGGTCACCCTGCTGGAG
Proteins encoded:
- a CDS encoding homoserine dehydrogenase yields the protein MMRTRPLKVALLGCGVVGSEVARIMTTTADDLAARIGAPVELVGIAVRRTGRARPGVPEHLLTTDAEALVTRGDIDVVIEVVGGIEPSKHLILSAIGKGASVVSANKALLAKDGAELHEAAAKAGVDLYYEAAVAGAIPLIRPLRESLAGDKVNRVLGIVNGTTNFILDKMDTTGAGYSEALEEATALGYAEADPTADVEGFDAAAKAAILAGIAFHTKVTAADVYREGLTEVTAADIASAKQMGCVVKLLAICERAADGESVTARVHPAMIPLSHPLASVREAYNAVFVEAEAAGRLMFYGPGAGGAPTASAVLGDLVAVCRNRLNGATGPGDSVYTRLPAKPMDEVVTRYHVSLDVDDRAGVLAQVASTFAEHGVSIDTVRQQGRDGDASLVVVTHRATDAALSATVDKLRALDSVRDVASIMRVEGE